In Carassius auratus strain Wakin unplaced genomic scaffold, ASM336829v1 scaf_tig00023110, whole genome shotgun sequence, the genomic stretch ACAATGGAGGTTTGGACCAATTTATTAAGAAAGGCGAGGAGCCAGTGCCAGGTGTTGTGTGGTGCGTAAGACCGACCCAAGTGATTTTTCTAGGTGTGGCTTCCTTCAGCGTTCTAGTGTGACGTAATCGAGGTAGAGGGGAGGTTTGTGTTGTGGTTTCCATGGCGCTGAGGTGGCAAGCATTGTAGGTTTTCTCCTCAATGGCTAGTAATAAATCCTTAAATCGCTGTCCCGTTCTGGGAAAAGCCCCTTTCTCGGAGTAGAATGTCTGCAACTTTTCTAACTTGTCATCAGGCTGATGTTCGTATTCTAGCACTTGATATTTGTCAGAGTAAGCCGGTCTCAGATCATGTGGTCTGATTGATGTTTTCATTGTCTGGGAGTCTCTGGAGGTTTCGATGGTCACAGTGGCATCAAAAGTGGCGGAGTCACAGAGTTTGGTGCcactcccctctctgcaggaacACTTAGGCGGTGAAACACAAAGCTTCTCCTTCTCACCAAAAGTTAAGACtgaaatatacacatatacaaatTCTGTCAGCTGAGTATGCATCGTATGAATTTCTAAATTAAGTGGGTCCAAAATAGGGTGACCACTTGGTTATTGCTCTGTTACAAGACTGTAGATGTGATTTTGCAGGACAGTGTGGGACATGTGAGAGATTAATGTATTACTATTAGACTATTTAAATGTTGATGATTATTGAATGATATCATGCTTTAAACCATCAACAAGCTTTGTTAATTGTGACTGGCTCTGTGACTGGCACTCACTTTGCCCAGGTTCAAGTGACAGGGCACAATGTAATATACTCCATGGGACCTATTCGGTCTATGAATTACAATGAACTGAGCAACAGACTAGTaggtaaaaatcacattttattccaaaaaagaATTTCCTTAAACAGGAAATGCTTTGTTCCTTTATTACACTATGCAAGTATTAATTGTGTTTTACTGGATTCAGTGCATCTTGAACTTGAACTATTTTTTGTTGGATCTGGCAGCTTTGAGCAGGACATTCTTATCCAGTATGTGTTAAGAAGTTTTGGCTGGGGTAGCTGTATTTAACAATTCCTAATGAGCTTCACAATGATTCCTTTGCTCCGTCCAGTCCAACAtcagatgaggaaaaaaaaaaaaaactctatgaaTGTGCTGGTTGGTTATTTTCCCTGCTCTAGCAAGAACATGATAGCTGCAAGAAAGGATTTTatctattacagtatttattctaTAAAATACATCAATATCAACCCCACtcgtaatttatttttaagtttttatgtcTTAAAAAAGATTGCTAAATGTTACTACAGAGGTTGTTGGGGACATTGGCATCATGCAGAAGATGTAAACTCATCTATTCAATAGTCCACTTTCATAGCCTTGCTGTTATTTTAATCACACTGTTTCAAACGATGCAAACAAAACTTTCCAACTTCTAGATGTTGACGTTTATAGCCTAactttagctttttacttctAATGATTATATTTTGGCTTCAAAATTCAGATAAAATTATGTTATGGTTGGCCTACAAAATACACCATCCTTGAAGCACTCTATTAGTGATAAGAAATTAATATTACCCTTAGGAATCAGTCCATCATGTGTCTTGACCAGCATGGTGATCTCATTAGCTGTATCCACAGGCAGAAAGGAAGGAGAATCTTCTCTGTCCACTAGGCTCGACTGCTTTGGTCTTATGCTCTCTGCTGTCCTTTTCGTGGCACTCTGGGTGTCTCTGTCCTGTGATTGGCTCCGCTGGGTCTTACTGGACTGCCTTGAGCTCCTCTCATTGGCTGTGTCACTCTGAGGAGACAAGCGAAGGAACAGGTTGTTAAATGTTTTGTGTGACCATGATCGTTTTAGACACAAGATGGAATTCTTGGGTTGAGAGTATAGCTGGATGGTTCACCTGCTGCTGACTCTTTGCACTTGCATTGCTTGTCCTTCTCAACAAGCCCTTATTCAGAAGATTCCATTCGCTGTTCTCTTCTCTCTGAGGACAGTCATTAACATGCTAGCTATGATCCAAAACCTAACAATTAGCCGACCATTGCATCATAGCATCAATTGGGATCAGTTTTCTCTTGTTTAGGACaaaataaatactgataaataGACTTTTCATGTTATGGTCAATAAACCAATAAAttcagtaaagtaaaataaacgctaaaactaaaatgtagcattttaaatgttacaagtgaatttaggcatcacaacattatattGTACGTATTTTGAGATTTGATAAAGattcttaatattaattattacaatttaaagattCAATTTACTGTTAAATCACATCTAATGTAAAAAGaggtataaaaaacaaaactgtaatacTGACCTATATCCAATGTGATACTGCTATACACtgctgttttaaagtttgtggtcggtaaaagttttatttaatttttttataattttttttattaatccttATATTCAgcagatacattaaattgatcaaaagtgacaggaaaaatatttataatgttttttgaatttttctattcatcaaaaaaaaaaaacggaataaaAGAATATATCAGTttccactgaagactggattgatgaaacaaaaaacagctttgcctttacagaaataaataacatgttaaaatattttaaaacagaaaa encodes the following:
- the LOC113077676 gene encoding uncharacterized protein LOC113077676, whose protein sequence is MKREPRIHQLIHHPNIVLLLETLETENCYYMAMELCGGGDLMDRICERKRLEEREVRRYTRQILSAVEHLHRHGIVHRLRPEDLNSAVLKYMTESLGYGLSDIIHTVTSNKPSTTLACYHLLLKKLSRHQKVVRTMKREENSEWNLLNKGLLRRTSNASAKSQQQSPQSDTANERSSRQSSKTQRSQSQDRDTQSATKRTAESIRPKQSSLVDREDSPSFLPVDTANEITMLVKTHDGLIPKVLTFGEKEKLCVSPPKCSCREGSGTKLCDSATFDATVTIETSRDSQTMKTSIRPHDLRPAYSDKYQVLEYEHQPDDKLEKLQTFYSEKGAFPRTGQRFKDLLLAIEEKTYNACHLSAMETTTQTSPLPRLRHTRTLKEATPRKITWVGLTHHTTPGTGSSPFLINWSKPPLFPSQRQQTLVITNLRHAKEKRNTGTGGGGGIGVPSNSSKRNSVQLRTAIQRRVTDLSLPVLPSALQNKSDIKTEILRMDFR